In the genome of Massilia sp. PAMC28688, one region contains:
- a CDS encoding energy transducer TonB, which produces MHAPARLTSSGSKFSKIAIVAALHVGLVAGVMNSKVLVGAMPQAKPFAYVPPVAPVAAPTPLDPPPVEKAAPPPVVTVPTPIFEVAEAAGPTITVTPAEKAAEPVLPAQAGTGTPGGTSGGTSARATPDPARVYNAALANADACALPSYPARALREGNTGTVTLALLIGPNGKVGASRIQRSSGHPELDRAAVAALSLCTFTPATTNGVAESAWGQIAYVWTLD; this is translated from the coding sequence ATGCATGCCCCAGCCCGTCTCACCAGCAGTGGTAGCAAATTCAGCAAAATTGCCATCGTCGCCGCCCTGCATGTTGGGCTGGTCGCCGGCGTCATGAACTCGAAAGTGCTCGTTGGCGCCATGCCGCAAGCGAAGCCATTCGCTTACGTGCCACCCGTGGCGCCCGTTGCGGCACCGACACCGCTCGATCCGCCACCGGTTGAGAAAGCAGCCCCGCCGCCCGTCGTCACGGTGCCGACCCCGATTTTCGAGGTGGCCGAGGCAGCGGGCCCGACCATCACCGTGACGCCCGCGGAAAAGGCCGCCGAGCCGGTGTTGCCTGCGCAGGCTGGTACGGGCACGCCTGGCGGCACGAGCGGGGGCACCTCGGCCCGGGCCACGCCCGACCCGGCGCGTGTCTACAATGCAGCGCTGGCCAACGCCGATGCCTGTGCACTGCCCAGCTACCCTGCGCGCGCGCTGCGCGAAGGTAACACCGGCACAGTCACCCTGGCGCTGCTCATAGGCCCCAACGGCAAGGTTGGCGCCTCGCGCATACAGCGTTCCAGCGGCCATCCTGAGCTCGACCGCGCTGCCGTCGCCGCGCTCAGCCTGTGCACCTTCACTCCCGCCACCACCAACGGCGTGGCGGAGTCGGCCTGGGGGCAGATCGCCTACGTCTGGACGCTCGACTGA
- the sodC gene encoding superoxide dismutase family protein, with product MKQLILMSAALLCSSAALATSKAAVEPVTMNVVSESGVGAAIGTVTVEETPYGVVFTPALTGLAPGVHGFHVHEKGSCAPEKKDGKMVPALAAGGHYDPEKTGKHGLPWGSGHKGDLPALVVDTKGAATMPVLAPRLKLADIKGKALMIHAGGDNHSDHPAPLGGGGARMACAVIK from the coding sequence ATGAAACAATTGATCCTGATGTCCGCCGCCCTGTTGTGCAGCAGCGCAGCGCTGGCCACGTCCAAGGCGGCTGTTGAGCCTGTCACGATGAATGTCGTGTCCGAAAGCGGCGTTGGCGCTGCCATTGGCACCGTCACCGTCGAAGAGACACCGTACGGCGTCGTCTTCACCCCAGCGCTCACCGGCCTGGCCCCTGGCGTTCACGGCTTCCACGTGCACGAAAAAGGCAGCTGCGCGCCCGAGAAAAAGGATGGCAAGATGGTTCCCGCGCTGGCCGCAGGCGGCCACTATGATCCCGAGAAAACCGGCAAGCACGGCCTGCCATGGGGCAGCGGCCACAAGGGTGACCTGCCCGCGCTGGTGGTGGACACCAAGGGCGCGGCCACCATGCCGGTGCTGGCGCCGCGCCTGAAGCTGGCCGACATCAAGGGCAAGGCACTGATGATCCACGCCGGCGGCGACAATCATTCCGACCATCCTGCCCCACTGGGTGGTGGCGGGGCACGCATGGCCTGCGCCGTCATCAAGTAA
- a CDS encoding response regulator transcription factor — MQTEQKSIRVMLADDHPIVMTGFAMSLAGVGMDVVGQAKTPDEATAMYAQLQPDVMVIDIRFGTELTGLDAAQDILKKFPQAKIVFLSQFDQDSLIKETYRLGARAFVTKDCDPADLATAVRHAAEGKLYFLPQIAERLANLSVRGDASPQSQLDQRGLEIFKLMAEGLTNAEIAEKLNLSTKTISNISQSVKEKLGVHRQAYITKLAVKHGLIEP; from the coding sequence GTGCAGACTGAGCAAAAATCAATTCGCGTCATGCTGGCCGACGACCACCCAATCGTCATGACCGGCTTTGCCATGTCGCTCGCCGGTGTGGGAATGGACGTGGTGGGCCAGGCCAAGACGCCCGATGAAGCCACTGCCATGTACGCGCAACTGCAGCCTGATGTCATGGTCATCGACATACGGTTTGGTACAGAGCTCACCGGCCTCGATGCGGCCCAGGATATCCTCAAGAAATTCCCTCAAGCAAAGATCGTCTTTCTCAGCCAGTTCGACCAGGACAGCCTGATCAAGGAAACCTACCGCCTTGGGGCGCGCGCCTTTGTCACCAAGGATTGCGACCCGGCCGACCTGGCCACGGCCGTGCGCCACGCTGCGGAAGGCAAGCTGTATTTCCTGCCGCAGATCGCCGAGCGCCTGGCCAATCTGTCGGTCCGGGGCGACGCTTCGCCGCAGTCGCAGCTGGACCAGCGCGGCCTGGAAATCTTCAAGCTCATGGCAGAAGGCCTGACCAACGCCGAGATTGCGGAAAAGCTCAACCTGTCCACCAAGACCATCAGCAATATCAGCCAGTCGGTCAAGGAAAAACTGGGCGTGCACCGGCAGGCCTACATCACCAAGCTGGCGGTCAAGCACGGCCTGATCGAGCCCTAG
- a CDS encoding SUMF1/EgtB/PvdO family nonheme iron enzyme, whose amino-acid sequence MKSAFLLTCALLFSSDASVASALAPPITVKIPRGTIKTITCPADVKMCAEHEYVERTVTVPAFELGATEVTFAQYDACVADGGCVSPPSSWAFENREPKPPCSPEGPCNYPFDEGWGRGELPVVNVSWKDAAAYIDWLNRKTGASYRLPSAVEWEYAARAGARTAFPWGDKLGKNKANCDGCGSKWDNRQTAPVGSFKPNRFGLFDMVGNVNEWVSDCIPSRSKGSQTCMKYLYFGGAWLTNAQAMTGIGYNSVGDYARENHLGFRIAR is encoded by the coding sequence ATGAAATCTGCGTTTTTGCTCACCTGTGCCTTGCTATTCTCGAGCGACGCCAGCGTTGCCTCCGCCCTTGCTCCGCCAATCACTGTGAAGATCCCGCGCGGCACAATCAAGACCATCACTTGCCCCGCCGACGTTAAGATGTGCGCGGAGCATGAGTATGTGGAACGCACAGTCACGGTTCCGGCGTTTGAACTCGGTGCCACCGAGGTCACGTTCGCACAGTATGATGCCTGCGTTGCCGATGGTGGTTGCGTCAGCCCGCCATCGAGCTGGGCGTTCGAGAATCGCGAGCCGAAGCCTCCCTGCTCACCGGAAGGTCCGTGCAATTACCCTTTCGATGAAGGCTGGGGGCGTGGCGAGCTTCCCGTGGTCAATGTAAGCTGGAAGGACGCGGCAGCTTATATTGACTGGCTCAACCGCAAGACCGGTGCCAGCTACCGCCTGCCCAGCGCCGTGGAATGGGAGTACGCGGCTCGCGCTGGCGCCCGTACCGCTTTTCCCTGGGGCGACAAGCTCGGCAAAAACAAGGCCAATTGCGATGGCTGCGGCAGCAAGTGGGACAACCGCCAGACCGCCCCCGTCGGCTCGTTCAAGCCGAACCGCTTTGGCCTGTTTGACATGGTCGGCAACGTGAATGAATGGGTCAGCGACTGCATTCCCTCACGAAGCAAGGGCAGCCAGACATGCATGAAGTATCTGTATTTCGGCGGCGCCTGGCTTACCAACGCGCAGGCGATGACGGGGATCGGTTACAACTCGGTGGGCGATTACGCGCGTGAAAATCACCTGGGTTTCCGGATTGCTCGGTAG
- a CDS encoding M14 family zinc carboxypeptidase, with amino-acid sequence MSNELRTPYEQGNKNQTTTWEDCIAWYENLARLYPQVLNFSVIGTSDCGLPIHAGVVTADGVFARETLKAAGRPVFFNNNGIHPGEPEGVDACMALVRDFCTQPERLAALGKTVFLFVPMYNVDGSINRANTSRVNQDGPEQFGFRGNARHLDLNRDFIKCDTLNAQTFNKFFTAWDPDVMVDTHTSNGADYPYTMTLIHTQTDKLGGALGAYLQDTMLPHMFAEMARRGWPTCPYVNPVKDCPDHGIAEFLETARFSTGFAALHHTIGFMPETHMLKPFEARYDSMRALVDTALDFTVANGADIMRLRRAARDEGKTRREWPVHWAMDESRPSSFRFQGYEARYSPSKLGNYTRLSYDRSAPWEREIAYYNHFPADITVATPRAYVVPRAWREAVERLQWNGVQMEQLGEDRVQEVRVYRIKSVTSRAGAYEGHMFHDEVALVAETVQLTLKAGDWWVPLDQDQARYAIETLEPQGHDSFFRWGFFNSVLEKKEAYSDYVFEDHALELLESEPQLRASFEAWKAANPDKLSDQVAVLDFIFANCQRYVEPEWRRYPVLSVM; translated from the coding sequence ATGTCCAACGAACTGCGTACGCCCTACGAGCAGGGCAACAAGAACCAGACCACCACCTGGGAAGACTGCATCGCCTGGTACGAAAACCTCGCGCGCCTGTACCCGCAGGTGCTTAACTTCAGCGTCATCGGCACCTCCGACTGCGGCTTGCCGATCCACGCCGGGGTGGTAACGGCCGACGGCGTGTTCGCCCGCGAAACGCTCAAGGCTGCGGGCCGCCCGGTCTTTTTCAACAATAACGGTATCCATCCAGGCGAGCCGGAAGGCGTGGACGCCTGCATGGCGCTGGTGCGCGACTTCTGCACCCAGCCCGAGCGGCTGGCGGCATTGGGCAAGACGGTGTTCCTGTTTGTACCGATGTATAACGTGGACGGCAGCATCAACCGCGCCAACACCTCGCGCGTGAACCAGGACGGGCCGGAGCAATTCGGCTTTCGCGGCAACGCGCGGCACCTGGACCTCAATCGCGACTTCATCAAGTGCGACACGCTCAACGCCCAGACCTTCAACAAGTTCTTCACGGCCTGGGACCCGGACGTGATGGTCGACACCCACACCTCCAACGGTGCCGACTACCCGTACACCATGACCCTCATCCACACCCAGACCGACAAGCTTGGCGGCGCACTGGGCGCGTATTTGCAGGACACCATGCTGCCGCACATGTTTGCCGAAATGGCGCGGCGTGGCTGGCCAACCTGCCCCTACGTCAACCCGGTCAAGGACTGCCCGGACCACGGCATTGCGGAGTTCCTGGAGACCGCGCGCTTTTCGACCGGCTTCGCTGCGCTCCATCACACCATCGGCTTCATGCCCGAAACGCACATGCTCAAGCCGTTCGAGGCGCGCTATGACTCCATGCGCGCGCTGGTCGACACGGCGCTGGACTTCACCGTCGCCAACGGTGCAGACATCATGCGGCTGCGCCGTGCAGCGCGCGATGAAGGCAAGACGCGACGCGAGTGGCCGGTGCACTGGGCAATGGATGAAAGCCGGCCGTCGAGCTTCCGCTTCCAGGGATATGAAGCCAGGTACAGCCCGAGTAAACTGGGCAACTACACGCGCTTGTCGTATGACCGCAGCGCGCCGTGGGAGCGCGAGATCGCCTACTACAACCACTTCCCGGCCGATATCACGGTGGCCACCCCGCGCGCCTACGTGGTGCCGCGTGCCTGGCGCGAAGCGGTCGAGCGCCTGCAGTGGAACGGAGTGCAAATGGAGCAGCTGGGTGAAGACCGGGTGCAGGAAGTGCGGGTCTACCGCATCAAGTCCGTCACATCGCGCGCGGGGGCCTACGAAGGCCACATGTTCCACGATGAGGTGGCGCTGGTGGCGGAAACCGTGCAGCTGACGCTCAAGGCCGGCGACTGGTGGGTGCCGCTCGACCAGGACCAGGCCCGCTACGCGATTGAAACGCTGGAGCCCCAGGGCCACGACAGCTTTTTCCGCTGGGGCTTTTTCAACAGCGTGCTGGAAAAGAAGGAAGCCTATTCCGACTACGTGTTCGAGGACCACGCGCTGGAACTGCTCGAATCGGAGCCGCAACTGCGAGCCAGCTTCGAGGCCTGGAAGGCTGCCAATCCCGACAAGCTGTCGGACCAGGTGGCGGTGCTCGACTTCATCTTCGCGAACTGCCAGCGCTACGTGGAACCGGAATGGCGCCGCTATCCGGTGCTGTCGGTGATGTAG
- a CDS encoding M28 family peptidase, translating to MQKMLSSLATTALATSLALAFPAHAAPAAKNTVATVKEAPIRGHLAFLSNDLLEGRGTGQRGGDLTVAYLESQAIAAGLKPANGDSFRQSVKIAGVKATPESSTVALEAGGKPLNLAYGRDWVWGPGDAKAARTMNADLVFVGYGINAPEEGWNDYKDTDVKGKVVVMMVNDPMPTAAEPNRFAGKGLTYYGRWTYKFEEAARQGAAGVLLIHTDPSASYGWSVVQNSWTSEQFQLAEGKLGAGMQGWMTDATARNLFKAAGHDLDALRAAAETKDFKPVALGAKVKGEMKATVRTLEQFNVAGIVPGTDPKLKDEAVIYTGHWDHLGKQGDGPDNIFNGAVDNASGLAGLLAMAEAAVKAPTKRTQMFLFVAAEEQGLLGSSAYAGSPLWPLNKTAANLNLDSLNFVGPTRDINTQGSERSTLGAMAAATAKAMGMSVSPVEPDLAGIFFRSDHFAFAKAGVPAFSIKGGKDYKGDQEAAKAKAATYKAKYHQVGDEYDPSWDLAGMVQQAQFTLNLGRMVGNAPAMPTWKPGDAFGKARAAK from the coding sequence ATGCAAAAGATGCTTTCCTCACTCGCGACCACGGCGCTGGCTACCAGCCTCGCCCTGGCTTTTCCCGCTCACGCAGCGCCAGCGGCCAAGAACACGGTAGCCACCGTTAAGGAAGCCCCGATACGGGGCCACCTGGCCTTCCTGTCGAACGACTTGCTGGAAGGCCGCGGCACCGGCCAGCGCGGCGGCGACCTAACTGTTGCCTACCTCGAATCCCAGGCCATCGCGGCCGGTCTCAAGCCTGCCAATGGCGACAGCTTCCGCCAGTCGGTCAAGATCGCCGGCGTGAAAGCGACACCGGAGTCGAGCACCGTGGCACTGGAAGCAGGCGGCAAGCCGCTCAATCTCGCCTATGGCAGGGACTGGGTCTGGGGTCCGGGCGACGCCAAGGCGGCGCGCACCATGAATGCGGACCTGGTCTTCGTCGGCTACGGCATCAACGCACCGGAAGAAGGCTGGAACGATTACAAGGACACTGACGTCAAGGGCAAGGTCGTGGTCATGATGGTCAATGACCCGATGCCGACCGCCGCCGAGCCAAACCGCTTTGCCGGCAAGGGTCTCACCTACTACGGCCGCTGGACCTACAAGTTTGAAGAAGCCGCGCGCCAGGGCGCGGCCGGCGTCCTGCTGATCCATACCGACCCATCGGCCTCGTATGGCTGGAGCGTGGTGCAGAACAGCTGGACCAGCGAACAGTTTCAGCTGGCCGAAGGAAAGCTGGGCGCCGGCATGCAGGGCTGGATGACCGATGCCACCGCGCGCAATCTGTTCAAGGCCGCCGGCCATGATCTGGACGCGCTGCGCGCCGCGGCCGAAACCAAGGACTTCAAGCCGGTCGCGCTGGGCGCCAAGGTCAAGGGCGAAATGAAGGCGACGGTGCGGACACTGGAGCAGTTCAACGTGGCGGGCATCGTGCCGGGCACCGATCCCAAGCTCAAGGACGAAGCGGTCATCTACACGGGCCACTGGGACCACCTGGGCAAGCAGGGCGACGGGCCGGACAACATCTTTAACGGCGCCGTGGACAACGCCTCGGGCCTGGCCGGCCTGCTGGCCATGGCGGAAGCTGCAGTCAAGGCGCCGACCAAGCGCACCCAGATGTTCCTGTTCGTGGCAGCCGAAGAACAGGGCTTGCTGGGCAGCTCGGCGTATGCCGGCAGCCCGCTGTGGCCCCTGAACAAGACCGCGGCCAACCTCAATCTGGACAGCCTCAACTTTGTGGGCCCGACACGCGACATTAACACCCAGGGCAGCGAGCGCAGCACCCTTGGCGCCATGGCGGCGGCCACTGCCAAGGCAATGGGCATGAGCGTCAGCCCAGTCGAGCCTGACCTGGCGGGCATCTTCTTCCGCAGCGACCACTTCGCCTTTGCCAAGGCTGGCGTGCCGGCGTTCTCGATCAAGGGCGGCAAGGATTACAAGGGCGACCAGGAAGCGGCCAAAGCCAAGGCTGCCACCTACAAGGCCAAGTACCACCAGGTGGGCGACGAGTATGATCCAAGCTGGGATCTGGCGGGCATGGTGCAGCAGGCCCAGTTCACGCTCAACCTGGGCCGCATGGTGGGCAATGCTCCCGCCATGCCGACCTGGAAACCGGGCGACGCATTTGGCAAGGCGCGCGCCGCCAAGTAA
- a CDS encoding energy transducer TonB, which translates to MHFSHTGDGTGSKFTKVAIVSALHVALGAALIHNMDSKVFTMPKAMEEIVLFTPEAPKPPPPPPEPPKPKPRTAPAPKVFTPPVEVDVPMEQIVEAPIQTTSEPSPEVTEPGPVTPDAPPAQASNNRGEMFSAALANADACDKPDYPARAAREGVTGTVELALLIGPDGRVTDSRVQRSSGSRDLDRAAQSALSLCQFKPAMQAGVPQAAWGQIAYVWTLD; encoded by the coding sequence ATGCACTTTTCACACACAGGGGATGGAACCGGCAGCAAGTTCACCAAGGTTGCGATTGTATCTGCGCTGCACGTGGCCCTGGGCGCGGCACTGATCCACAACATGGATTCCAAGGTATTCACGATGCCAAAGGCAATGGAAGAAATTGTCCTCTTCACGCCGGAGGCCCCAAAACCGCCGCCACCGCCGCCTGAGCCGCCAAAGCCCAAGCCGCGTACCGCCCCGGCCCCCAAGGTGTTCACCCCGCCCGTGGAGGTGGATGTCCCAATGGAACAAATAGTTGAAGCGCCCATCCAGACCACGTCCGAGCCTTCGCCCGAAGTCACGGAACCCGGTCCGGTCACGCCGGACGCGCCGCCGGCACAGGCATCGAACAATCGCGGCGAAATGTTTTCGGCCGCGCTGGCCAACGCCGATGCCTGCGATAAACCCGACTATCCAGCGCGGGCCGCGCGCGAAGGCGTCACTGGCACTGTCGAGCTGGCATTGCTGATCGGCCCTGACGGCCGCGTGACCGATTCCAGGGTGCAGCGCTCCAGCGGCTCGCGTGACCTGGACCGGGCGGCGCAGTCGGCCCTGTCCCTGTGCCAGTTCAAGCCGGCCATGCAAGCCGGTGTGCCCCAGGCCGCATGGGGACAAATTGCCTACGTCTGGACACTCGACTGA
- a CDS encoding glycerophosphodiester phosphodiesterase: MAVHDTTRVTRTMIATALTAALLAACGGDLPEIPRPAAAWPPAQAVAAHRGASALRPEHTLAAYQQAIVDGADIVEPDLVVTKDGVLVARHENDITGTTNVATAAQFAARKTTKMIDGIPVTGWFTEDFTLAELKTLRATERIPANRPANVAYDGQFEVPTLQEVIDLVKKESAARNKTIGIYPETKHPTYFKSIGLPMEKRLVDQLTASGYKGKDAPVFIQSFEVANLKEIRAMTDMRIVQLIDNPRNGPAPNGAPRNAPYDFVAAGSKRTYADLVTPAGLKEIATYADVVAPYKEVIIPRTAANELGTHTSFVADAKAAGLKVHTWTLRPENPFLPVSMRKPDVASPAQRGDSVAEITAYLNAGIDGFFTDDPAVGRAAVSAFSK, from the coding sequence ATGGCCGTACACGACACCACCCGGGTAACCAGGACCATGATTGCCACCGCACTGACCGCCGCCCTGCTTGCTGCATGCGGCGGCGACCTGCCCGAGATCCCGCGCCCCGCTGCCGCCTGGCCACCAGCCCAGGCGGTGGCAGCCCACCGCGGCGCCTCCGCCCTGCGGCCCGAACACACCCTGGCGGCGTACCAGCAAGCCATCGTGGACGGCGCCGACATTGTGGAGCCGGACCTGGTGGTGACCAAGGATGGCGTGCTGGTGGCGCGCCACGAGAACGACATCACTGGCACCACCAACGTGGCCACCGCAGCGCAGTTCGCCGCCCGCAAGACCACCAAGATGATTGACGGGATCCCGGTCACCGGCTGGTTCACGGAAGACTTCACCTTGGCAGAGCTCAAGACCTTGCGTGCAACCGAACGCATCCCGGCCAACCGCCCGGCCAACGTTGCGTATGACGGCCAGTTCGAGGTGCCCACGCTGCAGGAGGTGATTGACCTGGTCAAGAAGGAGAGCGCGGCGCGCAACAAGACCATCGGCATTTATCCCGAGACCAAGCATCCGACTTATTTCAAGTCCATCGGACTGCCGATGGAAAAGCGCCTGGTCGACCAGCTCACCGCCAGCGGCTACAAGGGCAAGGATGCGCCGGTGTTCATCCAGTCGTTCGAGGTGGCCAATCTCAAGGAGATTCGGGCCATGACGGACATGCGCATCGTGCAGCTGATCGACAATCCACGCAACGGCCCGGCCCCCAACGGCGCGCCGCGCAACGCGCCGTACGACTTTGTCGCGGCCGGGAGCAAGCGTACCTATGCGGACCTGGTCACGCCCGCGGGCCTGAAGGAAATCGCCACCTACGCTGACGTGGTGGCGCCCTACAAGGAAGTCATCATCCCGCGCACGGCAGCGAACGAGCTGGGAACGCACACCAGCTTTGTGGCCGACGCCAAGGCGGCCGGGCTGAAGGTGCATACCTGGACCCTGCGTCCGGAAAATCCTTTCCTGCCGGTGAGCATGCGCAAGCCCGATGTAGCCTCCCCGGCCCAGCGCGGCGATTCGGTCGCGGAGATCACGGCGTACCTCAATGCCGGCATCGATGGATTCTTTACGGACGATCCTGCGGTCGGACGTGCGGCGGTCAGCGCTTTCAGCAAATAA
- a CDS encoding tellurite resistance TerB family protein, translating into MSFSNFLSNLKTKAGELKTEALKFKNKDFLNAAMSGAALISMADGSVSSEEKQKMIKFIESNDALSVFTTSDVIKSFQDAVTQLEFDKDIGEAKAYQALGKMKNNKDASRLLVRMIIAVAASDGNFDENEKVVARKIARELGVEPSEFEL; encoded by the coding sequence ATGAGTTTTTCCAATTTCCTTTCAAACTTGAAGACCAAGGCAGGCGAACTCAAGACCGAAGCCCTCAAGTTCAAGAACAAGGATTTCCTCAACGCCGCCATGTCGGGCGCCGCGCTGATTTCCATGGCTGACGGCAGCGTCAGCTCCGAAGAAAAGCAAAAGATGATCAAATTCATCGAAAGCAACGATGCCCTGTCAGTCTTCACGACGAGCGACGTCATCAAGTCGTTCCAGGATGCCGTCACCCAGCTCGAATTCGACAAGGACATCGGCGAAGCCAAGGCCTACCAGGCATTGGGCAAGATGAAGAACAACAAGGACGCGTCGCGCTTGCTGGTGCGCATGATCATTGCAGTTGCGGCATCTGACGGCAACTTCGATGAAAACGAAAAGGTCGTGGCGCGCAAGATCGCCCGTGAACTGGGCGTGGAGCCGTCGGAGTTCGAACTGTAA
- a CDS encoding ATP-binding protein, protein MKKLRFWQSWSIGTRMAFITMLPVVFLFTSFVGYSWYSHRAQVAEELAERGRILAKALAETSEYNVISGNLADLRLTINGLVQSDKSIYRIDVVDVNQKVAITVASQAAVDAENRYYEAPIMKQVTWINLFSDNGVPHVSGSSDTKPPTFPTELVGYVRVTMSPSNMLDKQARRFQIELAMAALALAVSGALAYFLARSLTIPLNSSIGALREIRGGNYRVALAVTTGGEVGELQESITEMSVALGQSRQDLENKVAERTKDLVESRNEALRADADKRKLIQKVNSIVEDERKSIAIEIHDELNASLIAARLESQSILHLASKLEANPTIEEIKAKSAAITKLTLDLYASGRRLVRRLRPEVLDMLGLHGAVEEMIRHYDTAHPECRFEFHSEGDFTGLGNELAISAYRIIQEALSNILKHAGATHAQVTLTLSDAEHMLHIEIDDDGAGFSTGSTSSGIGIIGMRERVYALGGKIEFSSEPDRGTVISISLPTREEIIA, encoded by the coding sequence ATGAAAAAACTGCGCTTCTGGCAAAGCTGGAGCATCGGCACCCGCATGGCCTTCATTACCATGCTGCCGGTGGTATTCCTGTTCACCTCCTTTGTGGGCTACTCGTGGTATTCGCACCGCGCCCAGGTGGCCGAGGAGCTGGCCGAGCGTGGCCGCATTCTGGCCAAGGCACTGGCCGAGACCAGCGAGTACAACGTCATCTCCGGCAATCTGGCTGACCTGCGCCTGACCATCAATGGCCTGGTCCAGTCGGACAAGAGCATCTACCGCATCGATGTGGTGGACGTGAACCAGAAAGTGGCTATCACGGTGGCCTCGCAGGCAGCGGTGGATGCCGAAAACCGTTATTACGAAGCGCCCATCATGAAACAGGTCACGTGGATCAACCTGTTTTCGGACAATGGCGTGCCGCACGTGTCGGGTTCCAGCGACACCAAGCCGCCCACCTTTCCGACCGAGCTGGTTGGCTATGTGCGCGTGACCATGTCGCCATCGAACATGCTCGACAAGCAGGCGCGCCGCTTCCAGATCGAGCTGGCGATGGCCGCGCTGGCGCTGGCTGTCAGCGGCGCGCTGGCGTACTTCCTGGCGCGCAGCCTGACCATTCCCCTCAATTCCTCGATCGGCGCGCTGCGCGAAATCCGCGGTGGGAACTACCGCGTGGCGCTGGCCGTGACCACCGGCGGCGAGGTGGGCGAGCTGCAGGAATCGATCACCGAAATGTCGGTGGCACTGGGCCAGTCACGCCAGGACCTGGAAAACAAGGTTGCCGAGCGCACCAAGGACCTGGTGGAGTCGCGCAACGAAGCGCTGCGCGCCGACGCGGACAAGCGCAAGCTGATTCAAAAGGTCAATTCGATCGTGGAAGATGAGCGCAAGAGCATCGCCATCGAAATTCACGATGAACTCAATGCCTCGCTGATCGCCGCGCGCCTGGAGTCGCAAAGCATCCTGCACCTGGCGTCGAAGCTGGAAGCCAATCCCACCATCGAAGAGATCAAGGCCAAGTCGGCCGCCATCACCAAGCTCACGCTCGACCTGTACGCCAGCGGGCGGCGCCTGGTGCGGCGCCTGCGTCCGGAAGTGCTGGACATGCTCGGGCTGCACGGCGCGGTGGAAGAGATGATCCGCCACTACGATACCGCGCATCCTGAATGCCGCTTCGAGTTTCATTCCGAGGGTGACTTCACGGGCCTGGGCAACGAGCTGGCCATTTCCGCCTACCGCATCATCCAGGAAGCGCTGTCGAACATCCTCAAGCACGCCGGGGCCACCCATGCCCAGGTAACGCTCACGCTGTCGGACGCCGAACACATGCTGCACATCGAAATTGACGATGACGGCGCCGGTTTTTCCACCGGCAGCACCTCGTCGGGCATCGGCATCATCGGCATGCGCGAGCGCGTGTACGCCCTGGGGGGCAAAATCGAATTCAGCTCGGAGCCCGACCGGGGCACCGTCATTTCCATCTCGCTCCCTACCCGGGAAGAGATCATCGCCTGA